Proteins encoded in a region of the SAR324 cluster bacterium genome:
- a CDS encoding NAD(P)/FAD-dependent oxidoreductase produces the protein MENYDLCVLGGGPSGYAAAMRAVDFGKKVILVERSRLGGAGVYNGALSSKTFWELSKEIASMRHKLDSYGMKMPQIPFGSILEEVDNAVYERSAQLEEHLRQIVHRDGENFRFVKGSGRLLTPTKIEMRGEFEPYVVKSHYTIIATGSRPRMLPNVDVDECIIMTSDGMSGLRSFPKSLIIVGAGVIGCEFASIFSNFGNTDVRLIARDDRILPFEDEDLTKILERNLEKSGVTIHRQSSLLSMKIVSGEVEYVIGTPQGEETHQVERALISIGRVPNIENTGARELGVRLDRAGCIDDEDTSTNLSNIYAVGDMTADIALVNVGELEGRHAVEKIFGQPGRPLIYENISTIMFLAPEVAGVGMNEAQARKAGAPFRVASFDYRCIPRAIAMRHSEGFFKIVVTDDEEMRILGMRAIGEHASSAIQAVALLISMQKGIGELAELIHPHPSIIEGIQECVRMLLGKSIYKPDVFCEYLRLRAWRDGNYEELVWPLKKSE, from the coding sequence ATGGAAAATTACGACTTGTGCGTACTAGGAGGAGGACCTTCGGGCTATGCTGCCGCAATGCGTGCCGTTGATTTTGGTAAGAAAGTCATTCTCGTGGAGAGAAGCCGATTGGGAGGAGCCGGGGTCTACAACGGAGCACTTTCTTCCAAGACGTTCTGGGAGCTCTCCAAGGAAATTGCCTCCATGCGTCATAAGTTGGACAGCTACGGAATGAAAATGCCTCAGATCCCCTTTGGTAGCATCTTGGAAGAGGTTGATAATGCCGTCTACGAACGTTCTGCTCAGTTGGAAGAGCACCTAAGACAAATTGTTCATCGTGATGGAGAAAATTTCCGTTTTGTCAAGGGAAGTGGTCGTTTACTCACACCAACCAAGATCGAAATGCGAGGTGAGTTTGAGCCCTACGTAGTGAAATCCCACTACACTATCATCGCGACCGGGAGCCGTCCTCGGATGCTACCCAATGTGGATGTGGACGAGTGCATCATCATGACCAGTGACGGCATGAGTGGTCTTCGTTCTTTCCCGAAGAGTCTGATCATTGTTGGGGCTGGGGTGATCGGCTGTGAGTTCGCCAGTATTTTCTCAAATTTTGGGAACACCGATGTCCGCTTGATTGCCCGAGATGACCGTATTCTTCCCTTTGAAGATGAGGATCTGACCAAAATTTTAGAGCGTAATCTTGAAAAAAGTGGGGTGACGATCCATCGACAATCCTCTCTGCTTTCCATGAAAATTGTCAGTGGAGAAGTTGAGTACGTTATTGGAACTCCGCAAGGTGAAGAAACTCATCAGGTTGAACGAGCATTGATCTCCATTGGTCGAGTACCCAACATTGAAAACACTGGAGCCCGTGAATTGGGAGTGAGACTGGATCGAGCTGGCTGCATTGACGATGAAGACACTTCCACAAACCTGTCCAACATCTACGCTGTAGGAGACATGACTGCGGATATCGCCCTTGTCAACGTAGGGGAACTCGAAGGCAGACATGCCGTGGAAAAAATCTTTGGTCAACCAGGCCGACCTCTGATCTACGAAAATATCTCTACCATTATGTTCCTCGCTCCAGAGGTCGCTGGGGTAGGAATGAACGAAGCACAGGCTCGCAAAGCAGGGGCCCCCTTCCGAGTGGCCTCCTTCGATTACCGCTGCATCCCACGCGCAATCGCAATGCGCCACAGTGAAGGTTTTTTCAAGATTGTGGTAACAGATGACGAGGAGATGCGAATACTTGGGATGCGTGCCATTGGAGAACATGCCTCCAGCGCTATCCAGGCTGTAGCCCTACTGATCTCCATGCAAAAAGGGATTGGTGAATTAGCTGAACTGATACACCCTCATCCTTCGATTATCGAAGGCATACAGGAATGTGTACGGATGCTGCTAGGTAAGTCGATTTACAAACCTGATGTTTTCTGTGAGTACCTAAGATTAAGGGCATGGCGAGACGGAAACTATGAAGAATTGGTGTGGCCACTGAAGAAAAGTGAATGA